From Paenibacillus sp. V4I7, one genomic window encodes:
- a CDS encoding sugar ABC transporter permease: protein MTKRTHSNARKRIWKYSPLYLMMIPGIAYLIINNYLPMFGLTIAFKDINFTKGIWGSDWVGFQNFKFLFQTSDAYIITRNTILYNVAFILIGLIVAVGFAILLNEIKSKIASRLYQSIIILPFLISMVLVSYLVFSMLSIESGFMNKTLLPALGIEPISWYNEPKYWPAILTLVHTWKGAGYACIIYLAAIIGIDPEYYEAAKLDGASKWQQIRTITIPLITPVIIMLTLLAIGRIFYSDFGLFYQVPMNAGALFSTTNVIDTYVFRGLLQLGNIGMSSAAGFYQSIVGFVLVIVSNYVVRKVNKENALF from the coding sequence ATGACAAAACGTACGCATAGCAATGCCAGGAAGAGAATATGGAAATACAGTCCGCTCTATCTAATGATGATTCCGGGAATAGCATACTTGATTATCAATAACTATTTACCGATGTTCGGTCTCACGATTGCTTTCAAGGACATCAATTTCACAAAAGGAATATGGGGGAGCGATTGGGTCGGTTTTCAAAATTTTAAGTTTCTGTTCCAAACGTCTGACGCTTATATAATAACCCGCAATACGATACTTTATAACGTGGCATTCATCTTGATCGGCCTTATCGTTGCGGTTGGTTTCGCCATTCTGCTGAACGAAATCAAGAGCAAGATTGCTTCTCGTCTGTATCAAAGCATTATTATTTTGCCTTTTTTGATTTCGATGGTATTGGTCAGTTATCTCGTATTTTCGATGTTAAGCATCGAGAGCGGATTTATGAATAAGACGCTCCTGCCGGCGCTAGGCATCGAGCCAATTTCCTGGTACAACGAACCGAAATACTGGCCGGCCATTTTGACCTTGGTCCATACCTGGAAGGGTGCAGGGTACGCATGTATCATCTACCTGGCTGCAATCATCGGTATTGATCCGGAATATTACGAAGCGGCGAAGCTGGACGGGGCATCCAAGTGGCAGCAAATCCGTACGATTACGATACCGCTGATCACTCCCGTCATCATCATGCTGACGCTCCTTGCGATCGGGCGCATTTTCTACTCAGACTTCGGCCTGTTCTATCAAGTCCCGATGAATGCAGGAGCCCTCTTCAGTACTACGAACGTCATCGATACGTACGTGTTCCGCGGTCTTTTGCAGCTTGGTAACATCGGCATGTCATCAGCCGCTGGTTTCTATCAATCGATAGTCGGATTCGTGCTCGTTATCGTTTCCAACTATGTTGTTCGAAAAGTCAATAAAGAAAACGCGCTGTTCTAA
- a CDS encoding carbohydrate ABC transporter permease, whose translation MNNENRVWQWAAHLVMILFSLSCLLPFVLLAMSSVTDEKTILQNGYSFFPKQFSLSAYEYLWQQSSLVFNAYGITILITIIGTTVSLLITSLLAYPLSRRDLPGGTFFAFLLFFTLLFNGGLVPTYLIYTQLFHIKNTLWALIVPGLLMNGFNVLLMRTFFMTTIPVPVLESASIDGASEFKMYYKIVLPLSLPILATVGLFQGLAYWNDWNNGLIYVTNPKLFSLQNVLNRIMSDIQFLASNSEIGSQAGESIAQLPSETFRMAIAVIAVIPVLIAYPFFQKYFVKGMTIGAVKG comes from the coding sequence ATGAATAATGAAAATCGTGTTTGGCAGTGGGCCGCACATCTTGTGATGATCTTGTTTTCACTCAGTTGCCTGCTCCCGTTTGTTCTTTTGGCAATGTCGTCTGTAACGGATGAAAAGACAATCCTGCAGAATGGGTATTCTTTTTTCCCAAAACAGTTCAGTTTAAGCGCATACGAATATTTGTGGCAGCAATCGTCTCTCGTTTTTAACGCTTACGGGATTACAATTCTCATAACCATAATAGGGACAACGGTAAGTCTATTAATCACATCGTTGCTCGCTTATCCTTTATCGCGTCGCGATTTGCCGGGCGGAACGTTCTTCGCCTTTCTGCTGTTTTTCACTTTGTTGTTCAATGGCGGCCTTGTTCCAACGTACTTGATTTATACACAACTATTCCATATCAAGAATACGCTGTGGGCGTTGATTGTTCCGGGACTTTTAATGAATGGCTTTAACGTGCTCCTCATGCGAACGTTCTTTATGACGACAATTCCGGTTCCGGTATTGGAATCGGCCAGCATAGACGGTGCAAGCGAATTTAAAATGTATTACAAAATTGTACTCCCCCTCTCGCTGCCGATTCTGGCCACCGTCGGCTTGTTTCAGGGATTGGCTTACTGGAATGACTGGAATAACGGATTAATTTATGTTACCAATCCTAAATTGTTTAGTCTGCAGAACGTACTCAACCGGATTATGAGCGACATCCAGTTCTTGGCTAGTAACAGCGAGATCGGCTCGCAAGCTGGCGAGAGCATTGCGCAGCTGCCCAGCGAAACGTTCCGGATGGCGATTGCGGTGATTGCCGTGATCCCGGTTCTGATCGCATATCCGTTCTTCCAGAAATACTTCGTTAAAGGTATGACCATTGGTGCTGTTAAAGGTTAA
- a CDS encoding glycoside hydrolase family 3 protein — translation MKRNIQELISQMTLEEKASLCSGLDFWHTKGIERLGIPSVMMTDGPHGLRKQRASADNLGLFDSVPATCFPSAAGLASSWDRELIGKVGVALGEECQAEDVAILLGPGANIKRSPLCGRNFEYFSEDPYLSSEMAAAHIQGVQSQGVGTSLKHFAVNNQEHRRMTTNAVVDERTLREIYLASFEGAVKKGQPWTVMCAYNKLNGEYCAENERLLTDILKDEWGHEGFVVSDWGAVNERADGLSAGLELEMPTSNGAGDCKIVEAVKSGRLSEKKLDAAVERILSIVFKAVDSKKPDAFFDQEAHHLLAREVARESMVLLKNEDGILPLPKSGKIAVIGQLAKQPRYQGGGSSHIKPTKLEDISEELAKSAGSGAEIEYAQGYVLSGDQTDPQLLKEALKLAEDASVVILFVGLPDRYESEGFDREHMNLPANQSELIEAVTAVQKRTVLVLSNGAPVEMPWIGGVKAVLEAYLGGQALGGAIADLLFGDANPCGKLAETFPIQLSDNPSYLNFPGDGDLVEYKEGIYVGYRYYEKKKQRPLFPFGYGLSYTNFEYSGLVLDKNAMNDIETLNATVSIKNVGNRAGKEIVQLYVRDVASNVTRPEKELKGFIKVALNPGEEKTVTFTLEKRSFAYFNTELNDWHVETGEFDILIGKSSSDILLKGTLLVNSTVQITKTYTRNSTVGDLMENPQAAATVTDLLKHSPFAASGGGEEGMSELMAAFLKYLPLRGLAAFSGGGLTEETLDSLLERLNEKK, via the coding sequence ATGAAAAGAAATATTCAAGAATTGATTTCACAAATGACTTTGGAAGAGAAAGCATCTCTCTGCTCGGGACTTGACTTTTGGCATACGAAAGGGATTGAGCGGCTCGGCATTCCATCCGTCATGATGACGGATGGGCCTCATGGACTTCGTAAGCAGCGCGCGTCGGCAGATAATTTGGGACTGTTCGATAGCGTTCCTGCTACGTGCTTCCCATCTGCAGCGGGGCTTGCTTCTTCGTGGGATCGTGAGCTGATCGGCAAGGTCGGTGTGGCGCTAGGGGAAGAGTGCCAGGCTGAAGACGTCGCCATTTTGCTTGGCCCCGGCGCCAATATCAAGAGATCGCCGCTATGCGGGCGCAATTTCGAATATTTTTCGGAGGATCCGTATTTGTCATCTGAAATGGCTGCTGCTCATATTCAAGGGGTACAGAGCCAGGGTGTGGGCACGTCGCTAAAGCATTTCGCCGTAAATAATCAGGAACACCGTCGGATGACGACCAATGCGGTTGTGGATGAGCGTACGCTGAGGGAGATTTATTTGGCCAGCTTCGAGGGAGCAGTTAAGAAAGGTCAGCCGTGGACGGTCATGTGCGCATATAACAAGCTTAACGGAGAGTACTGCGCTGAAAATGAGCGTCTGCTTACGGACATTTTGAAGGACGAGTGGGGACATGAGGGTTTTGTCGTTTCTGACTGGGGCGCAGTGAACGAGCGTGCAGACGGTTTGTCGGCAGGGCTTGAACTGGAGATGCCGACAAGTAACGGCGCCGGTGACTGTAAAATCGTCGAAGCAGTGAAAAGCGGCAGGCTGTCAGAGAAAAAGCTCGACGCGGCTGTTGAGCGGATATTGAGCATTGTCTTCAAGGCGGTCGACAGCAAGAAGCCGGATGCTTTCTTCGATCAGGAGGCGCATCATCTGCTGGCACGGGAAGTCGCGCGTGAAAGTATGGTGCTACTTAAAAACGAGGACGGAATCTTGCCATTGCCGAAGTCCGGCAAAATCGCTGTCATCGGGCAACTTGCCAAGCAGCCGAGATATCAAGGCGGAGGCAGCTCGCATATTAAGCCAACCAAGCTCGAGGATATCAGCGAGGAGCTTGCCAAATCGGCTGGAAGCGGTGCGGAGATTGAGTACGCCCAGGGCTATGTGTTGAGCGGAGATCAAACTGATCCACAGCTTTTGAAGGAAGCGCTCAAGCTTGCAGAAGATGCATCGGTCGTTATTCTCTTCGTCGGATTGCCGGATCGTTATGAATCGGAAGGGTTCGACCGTGAACATATGAATCTCCCAGCCAATCAATCGGAGCTGATCGAAGCGGTGACGGCCGTGCAGAAACGGACCGTGCTCGTGCTAAGCAATGGAGCTCCGGTGGAAATGCCTTGGATCGGCGGCGTAAAGGCTGTGCTCGAGGCTTACTTGGGAGGACAAGCGCTGGGTGGAGCGATTGCGGATCTGCTGTTCGGCGATGCCAATCCTTGCGGTAAGCTGGCCGAGACGTTCCCTATTCAGTTGAGCGATAATCCATCATATTTGAATTTCCCGGGTGATGGAGACCTTGTGGAATATAAGGAAGGTATTTACGTCGGTTACCGCTATTATGAAAAAAAGAAGCAGCGTCCGCTCTTTCCGTTTGGCTACGGGCTGAGTTATACAAACTTTGAATACAGCGGACTTGTCTTGGACAAAAACGCAATGAACGATATAGAGACTTTGAACGCCACGGTTAGCATTAAGAATGTGGGTAACCGCGCAGGAAAAGAGATCGTGCAGTTATATGTGCGTGATGTAGCCTCAAACGTAACGCGTCCGGAAAAGGAACTGAAAGGTTTTATTAAAGTGGCTCTCAATCCGGGGGAAGAGAAAACAGTCACCTTCACTCTTGAAAAACGTTCCTTTGCATACTTTAATACGGAACTTAATGACTGGCATGTTGAGACAGGTGAATTTGATATATTGATCGGTAAGTCTTCTTCAGATATCTTGCTCAAAGGGACACTACTGGTGAACTCAACAGTGCAAATCACTAAAACCTATACGCGTAATTCGACGGTAGGAGACTTGATGGAGAATCCGCAAGCTGCTGCAACCGTAACGGATTTGCTGAAGCATTCGCCGTTTGCCGCTTCCGGTGGCGGAGAAGAGGGCATGTCCGAACTGATGGCTGCGTTCCTGAAGTATCTGCCACTGCGTGGCTTAGCTGCATTCAGTGGAGGCGGACTGACGGAGGAGACTCTCGATTCATTGCTTGAGCGGTTGAATGAAAAGAAGTAG
- a CDS encoding MOSC domain-containing protein: MRSNLEGRIKEIRRYPIKSVLGESLSNVLIDRRGLYGDRMWAIRNSSGKFGSGKTTRRFQKMDGLFKYKARYDGSIPIVTTPDGVEYRGNSEDVDEVLSKWLGFPVTLAREESISHFDEGPVSIITTSSLRMLSKQLGDFVDPRRFRANILIDIHSTGYIEDDWLGRTIKIGNTVSLKVVAPLQRCVMVNNAQEALSDDSRILRALTQNHDATFGVWATVETSGEIAVGDATLLL; this comes from the coding sequence GTGAGGTCCAACCTTGAAGGGAGAATCAAGGAAATTCGTAGGTATCCAATAAAATCTGTTTTAGGCGAATCATTATCAAATGTGTTAATTGATCGTCGTGGTCTTTACGGCGACCGCATGTGGGCAATCCGAAACAGTAGTGGGAAGTTTGGGAGCGGGAAAACAACCAGACGATTTCAGAAGATGGACGGGCTGTTCAAGTATAAAGCACGATACGATGGTTCTATTCCGATTGTAACGACACCTGATGGAGTGGAGTATCGAGGCAATAGTGAAGATGTTGACGAGGTATTGAGTAAATGGCTCGGATTTCCTGTAACGCTGGCACGAGAAGAGTCAATATCTCATTTTGACGAGGGTCCAGTAAGTATCATTACAACATCATCATTACGAATGTTAAGCAAGCAGTTGGGGGATTTTGTGGATCCTCGACGTTTTCGAGCAAACATATTGATAGATATCCATTCAACAGGGTACATCGAAGATGACTGGTTGGGGCGCACTATCAAGATTGGTAATACTGTTAGCCTAAAGGTTGTTGCACCTCTACAGAGGTGTGTGATGGTGAACAATGCCCAAGAAGCCTTGAGTGATGATTCTCGGATTCTCCGTGCATTGACTCAAAATCATGACGCAACATTTGGCGTGTGGGCAACGGTTGAAACATCTGGTGAAATTGCTGTTGGTGATGCAACGCTGTTGTTATGA
- a CDS encoding extracellular solute-binding protein has protein sequence MESISQITITINTFYPEQYFEERIAQPVQMKFPWVKLIYASEEPFFNNNIEKWRSTNTSPDILLMFGPRFEMPQIIKNNFQYDLNDLIRENQFDLSQFDSTAFNQILCFGNNGEVFALPYNKTDHPLFYNKDIFDKFGVSYPHNGMNWDETIELTKKVTGEIDGVFYRGLDIADYVLLREQLSLTCLDPVTDYAIVNNEKWKLLAETIKDIYTIHGNLPDPQKLFKFNSGFSRDKNVAMAVICANCLNEPEINWDIVSYPTFRQYPLIKPTAPNSSFLILSPFSNNKKVAFEIISYLVSEEHQLYNSKKGEVSSLNQSVINDAYASELPHFKDKNIKALFVNVGATPVVGKSIFEQEVVGYVKDSFIKMVLENKDVGSTLQELELTINNAVGKLKEKLYA, from the coding sequence ATGGAAAGTATAAGCCAAATCACGATTACAATAAATACTTTTTATCCAGAACAGTATTTCGAAGAAAGAATCGCACAACCAGTTCAAATGAAATTCCCATGGGTTAAACTTATTTATGCGAGTGAAGAACCATTTTTCAATAACAACATTGAGAAATGGCGTTCAACCAATACTTCACCAGATATTCTGTTGATGTTTGGTCCAAGATTTGAAATGCCGCAAATAATTAAAAATAACTTTCAATACGATTTAAATGATTTGATAAGAGAAAATCAATTTGATTTAAGTCAATTTGATTCAACAGCCTTCAATCAAATTTTATGTTTCGGAAATAATGGAGAGGTTTTCGCATTACCATATAACAAAACAGATCATCCACTATTTTACAACAAGGATATTTTTGATAAATTCGGAGTTTCTTACCCACATAATGGCATGAATTGGGATGAAACTATTGAATTAACAAAAAAAGTGACTGGTGAAATTGACGGTGTCTTTTATAGGGGACTAGATATAGCTGACTATGTTCTACTAAGAGAACAATTATCATTGACATGTCTCGACCCTGTAACAGATTACGCCATAGTAAATAATGAAAAATGGAAATTGCTTGCGGAAACTATAAAGGATATCTATACGATTCATGGAAACCTTCCCGATCCCCAAAAGTTATTTAAATTTAATAGTGGTTTTTCCAGAGATAAAAATGTCGCAATGGCTGTAATATGTGCGAATTGTTTAAACGAACCTGAGATAAATTGGGATATAGTGTCGTATCCGACGTTCAGGCAATATCCATTGATAAAACCAACAGCACCTAATAGTTCCTTTTTAATACTAAGCCCTTTTAGCAATAATAAAAAAGTAGCGTTTGAAATCATTTCTTATTTGGTTTCGGAAGAACATCAATTGTATAACTCTAAAAAAGGAGAGGTTTCCTCGTTAAATCAAAGTGTCATTAATGATGCGTATGCTTCTGAACTACCTCATTTTAAAGATAAGAATATTAAAGCATTGTTTGTAAATGTGGGTGCTACACCTGTAGTCGGAAAAAGCATCTTCGAACAAGAAGTGGTTGGTTATGTAAAGGATTCGTTTATTAAAATGGTTTTAGAAAATAAAGATGTTGGTAGCACACTTCAAGAACTTGAATTAACCATTAATAATGCTGTTGGTAAATTGAAAGAAAAACTATATGCCTAA
- a CDS encoding HAD-IIIA family hydrolase — MTNWKRIQAVFIDRDGTIGGSDEVVIPGEFKLFKFSTKSLEMLKNAQIPIFSFTNQPGISRGEAQFQDFVDELSSFGFDKIYICPHQNGEGCLCRKPSSGMLNQAAQDYKLVLKNCAVIGDRWTVMIAAQRVGCIKVLVKTGSGERELAKFRNNQFYGEWLDAAPDYIAEDLMDAVNWLLM; from the coding sequence ATGACAAATTGGAAAAGAATACAGGCTGTTTTTATTGATAGGGATGGTACAATTGGTGGGTCTGATGAGGTGGTTATTCCAGGAGAATTTAAATTATTCAAGTTCTCAACCAAGTCTTTGGAAATGTTAAAGAATGCTCAGATACCAATCTTTTCGTTTACTAATCAACCAGGGATATCTCGTGGAGAAGCACAATTTCAAGATTTTGTAGATGAACTTAGCTCATTTGGTTTTGATAAAATTTACATATGTCCACATCAAAATGGCGAGGGGTGTTTATGCAGAAAGCCGTCCTCAGGTATGCTTAATCAGGCTGCACAAGATTATAAACTAGTGCTGAAAAATTGTGCTGTAATCGGTGATAGGTGGACAGTTATGATTGCTGCCCAAAGAGTAGGATGTATAAAAGTGTTAGTGAAAACTGGTTCCGGTGAAAGGGAACTAGCCAAATTTAGAAATAATCAATTTTATGGAGAGTGGCTTGATGCTGCCCCAGATTACATCGCAGAAGATTTAATGGATGCCGTTAATTGGCTCTTAATGTAG